Proteins encoded together in one Bos javanicus breed banteng chromosome 6, ARS-OSU_banteng_1.0, whole genome shotgun sequence window:
- the LOC133249593 gene encoding uncharacterized protein LOC133249593: MSQPLGYRIPRLPRPRKRKGPPLPSLPAPARETPASGQLTTEIPDEQGTDPPTKQMSQLHIQDIAPPDPLPHKRVSGRLTQATQNASIPTWGQIKTLCHQARGIASLQGSPASPEKTFIAMLALLSCQVSASPIPTKYWAYLPDPPTFQVVTWDNEPIRVNTDQPQLLGGSYTSYTRDKYPINFNYTFRGLTGDFPVCFNFPNDPRSFITPAKEGCVGASKKIIITDSWSLHHRSAWVLLARMPGILDPYVTLHFTSPPKYPNCYKVAPSDKVWNTIDSRTGYPSWTSCTYDSRIDYKIPGGRDYTIQDWSNPNPGEDPLANNTFEGRFENWDRIPLPWPIHATRRHRNQFVPPMLSYTTKKQTYWQPEIWKALAATAPVSLYRPDSNSTYSVLACLPSPYVFLFTNDSKRFNVRMNYSGGPNIVTCEQCMLSSCLTPQYNVCSFVVLQRPPYLMIPVTVTSHWYDNYGLAVLQQLQDLMRQRRFVGLLILGISALIAAITSVTAATISLTQQVHTAQYVNAMSKNVSLTLATQEVIDRKLEMRVDALEEAIMHIETELQALKVKMALSCHADYRWICVTSLKVNETDYEWEKIKNHISGVWNSSDIGLDLEKLHNQIQTLEHSQLDFTAAGAANDFFHTFSNFISGKNILSNILGYIAAGALILLLIIILPCIVRILRQNIQKLATELHLAVLRNKKGGDAGSRHIAY, from the coding sequence ATGTCTCAGCCCCTCGGATACCGGATTCCCCGGCTGCCGCGACCCCGAAAAAGGAAGGGACCTCCTCTGCCTTCACTCCCCGCGCCAGCACGGGAAACGCCGGCGTCGGGACAACTGACAACGGAGATCCCGGATGAACAAGGAACAGATCCGCCCACCAAGCAGATGTCTCAACTTCACATACAAGATATTGCTCCCCCCGATCCTTTGCCTCACAAAAGGGTGTCAGGCCGCCTGACTCAGGCGACCCagaatgcctccatacctacttggggacaaataaaaacaCTCTGCCACCAGGCACGGGGAATAGCTTCCTTACAGGGATCTCCAGCTTCTCCTGAGAAAACGTTTATTGCCATGCTTGCTTTGCTTTCCTGTCAGGTAAGCGCCTCTCCTATTCCAACCAAATATTGGGCGTATCTCCCAGATCCTCCAACTTTCCAAGTTGTTACTTGGGATAATGAGCCTATACGGGTCAACACAGACCAACCTCAGCTCTTGGGAGGATCCTATACTTCTTACACTAGAGATAAATATCCTATTAACTTCAATTATACCTTCAGGGGATTAACAGGTGATTTCCCTGTTTGCTTTAACTTCCCCAATGACCCTAGAAGCTTTATTACCCCCGCCAAAGAAGGATGTGTTGGGGcctctaaaaaaataattataacagaTTCCTGGTCTTTACATCATCGGTCAGCTTGGGTATTATTGGCTCGTATGCCCGGGATTCTTGACCCCTATGTAACCCTGCATTTCACATCCCCACCTAAATATCCGAATTGTTATAAGGTTGCTCCTTCAGACAAAGTATGGAACACCATAGACAGTCGTACAGGATATCCAAGTTGGACATCTTGTACTTATGATTCAAGGATTGATTATAAGATACCAGGAGGTAGAGATTATACTATTCAGGACTGGAGCAACCCGAATCCAGGTGAAGATCCATTAGCCAATAATACATTTGAGGGCAGATTTGAGAATTGGGATAGGATTCCTCTTCCTTGGCCAATACATGCCACTAGAAGGCATCGTAATCAATTTGTTCCTCCTATGCTGTCTTATACGACTAAGAAACAGACCTATTGGCAACCCGAAATTTGGAAagcccttgctgctactgctcctGTTTCCTTATACCGCCCAGATAgcaattctacttattctgttttagcttgtCTACCCTCcccttatgtttttctttttactaatgaCTCCAAGAGATTTAATGTACgcatgaattattcaggtggacctaaTATAGTAACctgtgaacaatgtatgctttcatcCTGTTTGacccctcaatataatgtttgctctttTGTGGTGTTACAACGCCCACCCTATCTCATGATACCTGTGACAGTGACTAGCCACTGGTATGACAATTACGGCCTCGCCGtgttacaacaactacaagatttAATGCGACAACGGCGAtttgtgggcttacttattttaggaatatcagctttgatagcagcaattacttctgttactgcggcaacaatatcattgactcaacaagtgcatactgcccaatatgttaaTGCTATGTCTAAAAATGTCtctttaactctagcaacacaAGAGGTTATAGATAGAAAATTGGAGATGAGAGTAGACGCCTTAGAAgaggcaataatgcatattgagactgagttacaggctttaaaagtgaaaatggctctgtcttgccacgctgattaccggtggatatgcgtgacatctttaaaggtaaacgagacagattatgaatgggaaaaaatcaaaaatcatatctcaggtgtttggaacagctctgacattggcctggacttagagaaacttcataatcaaatacagaccctggAACACTCTCAACTGGATTTTACTgccgctggagcagctaatgacttttttcacactttctctaacttcatttcaggaaaaaacattctgtctaatatccTTGGATACATCGCTGCTGGTGCtttaattttgcttctcataatcattcttccttgtattgtcaggattcttcggcagaatATTCAgaagctcgcgactgagctgcatctggctgttttaagaaataaaaaagggggagatgccgggagccggcatattgcatattga